One stretch of Deltaproteobacteria bacterium DNA includes these proteins:
- a CDS encoding isoprenylcysteine carboxylmethyltransferase family protein — protein MNMNESILFLVGTAVFVWISRHSLLKPLSHGFYRFIAWECMLVLALLNFPMRTFETIILRQATSWMLIMASLILAVHAVSLLSSRGRPNEDRSDPELLSFEKTSTLVTTGAYRYIRHPMYAALLFLAWGAFLKDISLLSIALVVVASIAIFFAALREEAECREYFGAPYVEYLKRSKRFIPFLF, from the coding sequence AGTCGATCCTTTTTCTTGTTGGCACCGCAGTATTTGTCTGGATCTCCCGGCACTCACTGCTCAAGCCGCTTTCGCATGGTTTCTACAGGTTTATTGCATGGGAATGCATGCTTGTGCTGGCACTGCTCAATTTCCCAATGCGAACGTTTGAGACCATCATCCTGCGTCAGGCCACATCATGGATGCTGATAATGGCCTCCCTCATCCTTGCAGTACATGCCGTCAGCCTGCTGAGCAGTAGGGGCCGCCCCAACGAAGACCGGTCCGACCCGGAACTGCTGTCATTCGAAAAAACGTCGACCCTTGTTACAACGGGCGCCTATCGCTACATCCGACACCCCATGTACGCGGCCCTGCTCTTTCTTGCCTGGGGTGCTTTCCTGAAGGATATTTCTTTGCTCAGCATTGCACTAGTGGTCGTAGCGAGCATTGCCATCTTCTTTGCCGCACTTCGCGAAGAAGCCGAGTGCAGGGAATACTTCGGCGCGCCCTACGTCGAATACTTAAAAAGAAGCAAGCGCTTCATCCCCTTTCTGTTCTGA